One genomic window of Salvelinus alpinus chromosome 9, SLU_Salpinus.1, whole genome shotgun sequence includes the following:
- the six6a gene encoding homeobox protein SIX6a: MFQLPILNFSPQQVAGVCETLEESGDIERLGRFLWSLPVAPAACEVLNKNESVLRARAIVAYHTGNFRELYHILENHKFTKESHTKLQALWLEAHYQEAEKLRGRPLGPVDKYRVRKKFPLPRTIWDGEQKTHCFKERTRHLLREWYLQDPYPNPSKKRELAQATGLTPTQVGNWFKNRRQRDRAAAAKNRLQQGLSQGSVRSLADDDGTVDRLGPASSPEASLSSKAATSAISITSSDSECDI, from the exons ATGTTTCAGCTGCCTATCTTAAATTTTAGCCCCCAGCAGGTTGCGGGGGTTTGCGAGACCCTGGAAGAGAGCGGGGACATTGAGCGCCTCGGTCGCTTCCTCTGGTCTCTGCCCGTTGCCCCGGCAGCCTGCGAAGTCCTCAACAAGAATGAGTCGGTGCTTAGGGCGCGGGCAATCGTGGCCTACCACACCGGGAATTTCCGAGAACTTTACCACATCCTGGAGAACCACAAGTTCACCAAAGAGTCTCACACTAAACTGCAGGCCCTGTGGCTGGAGGCGCATTACCAAGAGGCAGAGAAGCTGCGGGGCCGCCCGCTAGGGCCAGTGGACAAATACAGGGTGCGGAAGAAGTTCCCTCTGCCCAGAACGATATGGGACGGAGAGCAAAAGACCCACTGCTTCAAGGAGAGAACCCGACATTTGCTACGAGAATGGTACTTGCAGGACCCTTACCCGAACCCGAGCAAAAAGAGGGAGCTCGCGCAGGCTACTGGACTTACTCCCACACAAGTCGGAAACTGGTTCAAAAATCGTAGACAAAGGGATAGAGCGGCGGCTGCGAAAAATAG GCTACAGCAAGGGTTGTCCCAAGGCTCGGTTCGGTCTTTGGCAGATGATGATGGAACCGTCGATCGACTCGGTCCCGCCTCCAGCCCCGAGGCAAGTTTGTCGAGCAAAGCCGCCACCTCGGCTATCTCCATCACTTCCAGCGACAGCGAATGTGACATCTAA